The genomic DNA GGGAAATTGTTTGGAGACGAACTCTCTCACCTCCCACTGAACTATCTGGAAAAAGAAGTCATTCGCTTCGCCCTAAAAAAGGACGATGTAATGACCCACACAGAACTTTGCACTTTACTAGATTTAAGCTATAAGCCTGTAAAAAAGATCCTATTAAAACTGATTCAGAAAGGAGTCCTCCATCCAGTATCAGGGAAACAAAGAGTTCATTACTATAGATTGGATGAAGCAGTGAAAAGCCCCTATTTCCAATCTTGAGTAAGCCCCTCCACCCAAATGGCCTCTTAGAAATCACTCGAACCTGAATAAAAAATACCCCTTAAGTGACCAAACTTAAGGGGCAGCCTCCACATCTTTAAATCCTACTTTAAGAAATTGCGCGCTACAGCCACGACATCGTACAGATCAATTTGACCATTGGCATCGACATCGAAGATGGATAGCTCGTTAAGCGGACTCTTCTCGAAGGATCTAGCAATCTTCACAATATCTTCTGTATTGATCTTATCGTCCTCATTAAAGTCCCCTACATAAACGACCATGCCTGGAGCGACTTTAGTTTCCTTCGTGTTCACGCTTGCTTGTGCCTTCTTGTAGCCTTCTCTCCATGCTTCCACCGTATAGCTTCCATTCATAGGTGCACGCAGGTTATATTGTCCCTTCTCATTCGTTGTGGTTTCTCCCACTAGTGATCCATTCTCATGATACATCTTGACAGAGAACTGGCTTAAGTTCTTCAAATGGTGAGTGGAAGGGAGATAGACACTTCCTGTAACGGTCTCAGAAGCGACGACGGTAAAGCGGTATGGGCTGATCTCGATTGGGATCGGTTGATTGTGACTGTTGGCCAGCCGAATTTTCCCTTCCTCCGGTGTAATGCTCACTTCTCCTGAGGCGGAATCCAGCACCTTGAATCGAACAGTCAAGAGTGCCTGTTCCATAGACTCCTTCCGTTACGCCCAGCTTCGTCACCGCGAAGCGAACTAACCCTTGAGTGCTGTCGATTTCATTGGTAATCTCAGCACCGGTGAGCCATTCGCTTGGTAGAATCTCGATACCTTGTAGTTTTTGAGGGTCATAGTTTAGCGTCAATGCTGCACCATATAAATCCTGTACATTCTGCAACTGGATGCTCATATGAACCTCCTGTCCTGCCTGAACTTGAGATGGACCGGCAAGGGACAAGACCGAAGTGCTGTCCTGCGTTGTAAATCCATAAATGGCAGATCTGCGCTTTGCCCCATAGTCATCGGAGATTGACATGTACCAGTAATAAGTTTGACCTGGATTCAAGTCGTTCCAAGGAGTAGAGACTGTTGTTCCGGATACCACATCTTCTACAGATCCGATCAAATTGGAATGGTATACGTTAACGGCAAAATAATCCGTTGCCACACGCTTGTTAATATCGCGGAACTGGAAGTCTAGCGTAAAATCGTCGATATCTCCCTCATCAAAATAATTGTAGTCATCTTTATATGGGGAATACGTATCGACATCAAGCAATCCTGAAACTGGATCAAACTGGAGCAATCGGACATAGCCATCTCCACCGTTAGGTCCTTCTTGGTAGTCTGCGAGCATTTCAACCACTTGTCTTGTACTGCCATCCTTATTGGTCAGCGTCTTCACCTTGCGATTGGCTCCATGATAATGGCCGCATAGTACCATGCGTACATTCTCATTCGGCTCAACAATTTGGTCGAACACGTTTTGCGCCATCTTGGACAAGGTAGCATTATTCTCTAAATAGGCATGCATTCCGATGATCGCCATGCGATCGGCATGCTTCTTCAGCACTTCGTTAGCCCAATTGATTGTTTCCTGCGTATCCTCAGTACCAAACCCGAGATAGAGCATAATAAAGTCATGACCGCCAAATGAGATTAAGTCGTAGTGATTTCGATTGTTATCCATCTCACCGCCATACCAAGGCTTGCTGGAAAAACGACTGGAGCCGAAGTATTTTCCATACATCGTGTAGTCCAGACCATTGGTGATAACATCGTGATTACCCGCTAACACTCCATAAGGCACTCCGGCGTCATCTAGCTTTTTCATATTTCGATCCGCTACTTCCCATTGCGATTCGATGTTCGCGCGATTGACAAGGTCTCCGGTATGAATGACGTACTCAAATTTTCCTTGGTTGTACTCATCCACCATCCAGTCCCCCAGCGTATCGAACACGTCCGGATAGGACTCGGCATAATACTGCGTGTCAGATACCCAAAGAAGTGTGAACGGCTCATTGGCCTGCTTCACTTCATCCTGTACCATCGCCTGAATCTTGTTATCCTTCACGAAACGGGCGGCGTCAATATCGGCGGACAGAACGATTTCGCTTTCAGTTGAATCGCCGGTAGTGGATTTAAGAGCTATCCACTTTTCTTCGTTGTGATCCCAGGCATAGAGGGTAACAATTCTTCCCGGAAGGGTTTTTCCTTTCCAATATAGCTCTACCGTACTATCTGCGTGCAATTGGTCTTCAGTTAATTCAACTTCAAAGCGATGATAAGGAAAGCCTGCTTGCGTATCCGTCCATAGATATTCCCCATCCGGACGAGCCACCTTTGTTGCTGCTTCCGCACTCATTTCTGATTCACCAGCAGGAGCTACGGTGAGCGGAGGCTCTCGATCGGCAACATGGACGAATCCACTGATATTTTCATTTCTGGCAAAGTCGTACTTGGTCGCTTCCAAGAATTCAACCTTCAACGAATCGGCTGTTGGATCTGTCACCGTCGCCTGAAGTCTAGTATTGCGATCGACCCCAGTGGCTAAATCGGATGGAAGAACCTGAGACGGCTCATTAGGCTTTTCCTCTTCGATTTGAAACTTTACCCTCTCGGTCGCTTGGTTTCCAGCCCCGTCATATACCGTGACTTCAATCGTATGCTCCCCTGAAGCTAGGGTCGCCGATGACGTTTCGTATGGGAATGCGATCGGCTTTCCATCCAGTTTGCCTTCAACTTTTACAATGCCTGTAAGATTATCCGATGCCACGGCTTCCATGCGAATGGAGCCTTTAAGCTTCATGGATGGTGCGATCATTTGTCCTGGCGCGTACTCCACTCCGTCAATGATCGGCTTCGTATTATCCACCGTGACGTTGATCGTTTCGATGACTTCATCTTTTAGGCTCATGGTTAAAGAATAGGTTCCATCGGTTAAAGCTGCCGTATCTAGTTCCGCATACCTAGCCAAATATTTTTCAGCTGGAATGGCAAACTCAAATTCACTGATCAGCGGCTTTTTCATGTTCGTATTGTTAGGGGCGCTGCCATCGCCTAGACCATAGTACGTATTCTCCTTGTACTCTACCGTTGTCCTCGATAGGTCACCCAAGAAGTTTTGTATCTGGTCTGGCTTGATCATCGTTCCGTCCGGAAGGATCAAATGGATGTTCTTCACTTCCAGATCATCGAAATTCGTCTTATTAAAGTAAAGCTCATGCGTACTCAAGTCATACGGAACATTCTCGTTCCCAGAGTGAATCGACACAGTCGAGGCAGACACAAAGTATCGCGGCGATAAGTCAAACGTATGCCATGCCCCCTCCACATACTTCGGCAGAACGCGACCAAAGAACTCCCCTTCACCGTTAGGTGCTTTCGCACTCGCAGAGGTCTGGTAGATTTGATCAATGCCTCTGGCTTGGAAAAGGAATTGAGCTTGCCCTGGCAATGCCGGTCGCAGGTTAAGAGATTGTCCGTCAAACAACACGTCAATCTGATCCTCACTGCTTCTTCCATAGGCGAATAGCTCTGCCTTCCCGCTCAGGATCTCGCCGTTCTTCATGGACAGTCCTGGCTCAGGCAAGGTAGTGTCGAGCTCTGATTCCACAACGGTAAAGACACTACCCCTTGAATTATAAGGCACGCGAGTCCGATGACCGGCTTCATCTTCCGCCTCAACGATATAACGATAGTCTCCTAATTCCTCCTCTCGGATCGTTCCTTCATAGACATAGGAGGAACCAGAGGTTGTCTTTAATTCCAACGGTATGCGGTGAGTCAGCTCGTTTAACCCGCTTGATGATGGTCCATAAAGCACTTCAGCTCTCGATAACGGCTCATTGCTCGTAATCTTTACATTATACGGCTTGCTCTTGCCTACTGTATAAGCAGATTGGTGATATTGAAGAGTTGGAGCCACCATATCGATCCCTTCAACAGGAGGGACTTGTCCTACCTCTACACTCCCTGGAGTACCGTAGGCTCGTGTATCCAGACGCTCCATTCGCGTACCAGACGTTGAGTAAGTGAAACGAACAACCGCATTACGCACGTCATTGACCAAGCGATCGGGACTAGTCGGTGTGCTCGGATCATACCAAGCTTCGACAATGGTATCCTTCAGATCCTCTGTGCTTGACAAGGCAAAACCCCGTTGGAGGCTATTCGGCAAGTTGAAATCATCCGAGCTGCGATTATCATAGAAAATCACATCGTTCTCTTGAAGCACTGTGTTAAAGTGTGTATTAAAATCATCTACGGATGTAAAACCATCAGCAATCGCTTCCCTTGCGAACCAGATAACCGCTGAATGATAGGGTTGGATGGCCGTATCACTTGGAATGGTCCATTTTTTAGGCTTCGTCGTCCCCGGATATAGATAAAACAATGTATAACCTTTTAAATTCAATACCTCATCTGAGTTATTGTAAAGCTCTAGGTACTCGTATTGGTTTCCGCTACCCTTCCGGTAATCTCCTGCCGGATTTGGAAGCAATTCTGTAATAAGCACTCGAGGAGCAGTTCCTCCAGCAGGCGGCTGTCCAACTGGGATTTCATAGTCTTCAGACTTTACAAGATTGACCTGATCGCTAGCTTCTAAGTAATAATAGATACGCTCTCCGGTTAATTCTCCCGCAGGGATAGTAAAGGCATACTGACCTTCAGTCCCATCTGACTCCATACGTGCTTCATGATATGGCGTGTTGATGCTGGATTTATAATAGAGCTTTACAGTTAACGTATCCTGTTCTGGATCGATCACCGTTGCCGTCACTTTTACCGGTTGACCACCTTCTACAGATACCATAGGTTGATGCGTTATAACAGGTGATTGGTTAGGCTCCTGAAGCTGAAGCTGTTCTAGCTCAACAACGCCTGCCGTTGGACTAGCCTCTTGTCTGTGCTTCACCATCGCTATTCCAGTGGCCGGCACCTTCAGGTGTAAGCTTTTTCCGTCACCCACATCATCGGCTGTATAGTAGATCTCACTGAGAATGGCGTTGTTGTCACTTTTTTGTGTGATATAAAAGCCACGATCGGTATTATTCAATCCATCCTGGCCTCTCAATCGAAAAACTGGAACATGATCCGGAACCGCATGGTATTGCCTAAAATCTGCTTCCGTCAAATTATTGGCATCTTCTGTAATCTTGCTGCTGGTACGTTCTACCCACAGTACGGCTGGGCTGTTCGCCGGAATCGTGACCTGCTCTTGATCCGCATAGACCACATCCGTTACTCTCAAATCTTTAACATTGGTATTATAGTTGTAGCGAATCTTGTAATGGTCATTAAATGCTAGACTCTCACCAGCGTTATTGTAGATCTCAATAAATTCAAATAGATCGTTTGAACCTGCGCCGCTGATGTGACTGTTTGATTTGTCATCCGGATAAATCTCCGTCAGGAAAACGGGAGAAGATGACTGGGCACTCCCCTCTCTTGCGTAGGCCACATTGAGCACCGATGAACTTAGTAGGGTAACTGACAGTAGACTTGAAAGCCAACGCCTCTTCATATTCCAACTCCTTCTCTATTCTATTTTATCTTGGTATTCGATACCAAAACGCCAATGTAAATTATAATAATAATTTATAAAGTTAATTGTTTAATTTTGTAATTCTTTTGTAAAGGAGGTGGTGAAATGGATTACAAATAAACGTTCAGTGGCTGTGGTGGCATGATAATTGCCGGACATTGGTTCCGCTGATATAACTAATAGGAGGGACGAAAGCCTCTTGCTAAGTTCTCGGAATGGTAGTGATCTTATATCACAAAGTGGAGTAATAAGACATCGTACGTCCGCCCTGATTCACCACCCAGCCACACCGGGCAAGCCCCTCTGTTACGAGGTACACGCGTAAATCATTCAGCTGTGACATAAAAACGACATAATTGAACTTTATACTAGGGAAGTACAAGATACCTTACTAAAAATAGAGGAGGAAATGAGAATGAAAAAAGGTTTTTTGCCTTCGTTAGTAGTTGCTGGATTATTAATAGGCAGTGTTACAGTGGTTGGAGCAGAGGAAGTCACACCTATTAAAGAAAGTGCTGAATTCCAGGCTTTACAATCCCTGCGTGAGCAAAGCAAGGCGTTAAATGCATCTCTAAAAAACCAAACTCAACTAAACAAGCAACAAAGAGATGCCCTTAAAGCTACTCTATCAGACGAGGTTAAATCTCAAGTGAAGGCGGTTCTTTCAGAAGTAAAACCGCTTAAAGAAGCGAACCGAGCTCTAGTTAAAGAACTAAAAGCAGCAAAAGAAGCGAAGGATACTGAAAAAGTAGCGGAACTTAAAGCGAAAATGAAGGCCAACCAAGAGGCTATTCAATCCAAACTTGCTGCGATCAAGTTACAGCTCGATGAAATGAAACAACTTAAGACAGAAATAAAGCCTATAAAAGAACAAGTAAAACCAATAAATGAAGCTCAAAAAGCAAACCGAGAATTCGTAAAGCAAAAAAGAGAGCGAATAAAAACGATTCTTAAGCAAGCAAAAGAAAATAAGTCGGATCAAGCATTTGTTCAGAGTTCCTTAGCAGAAGCGGCTAAACTAACAGAAGAAATTCTTTCACTAAAAGCTGAGATTCTAAAGCAAAAGGAAGAGATCGCAACATTGATTAGCAAGTAGTAAAGACACTTCTATACAAGAAAAATTCGCTAGGCACCTGTCCGCCTGGCGAATTTTTACTCCTCAATAAGCTCCTCTAGCTCATCTAATGCTTTTTCTAGTTCTTCCATTTGGTCTAACTCTTTAGAGATGCTTTCTAGTTCTGCTAGTTTTTCTGAAAGCTCCTCCATTTCACTAAGTTCTTCCTCATACTCATTTGTTAGTTCTTCCAGTTGTCCTTGTTCTTCTTCATGCTGTTCTAACCCCTTAATTTGTTGTTCCAGGGATTCTACTTCTTTTATTGCGCTATCAATTTCACTAGCTTCAGTTCCAGCGGAAATAGTTTGGGATTCCTTGTTTTCCACTGGTTTTTCTTCCTCTAGCTGAGTAGAAGGGGTATCTTCCTTTTCTTTAGGAGTGTTTTCGTTCTCTTTAAGCACAGTACTTATTTTTGCATCTTGCTCTTTCATTTGAATTGGTTGCTCTGAACAACCACTTGCGATTAGGATGAACAGGAGAAACAGAAGCTTTTTCATTGTTTTATTTCTGCGCTTTCTTAACAAGTTCTAAAGCTTCTTCATTTGATAATCCCTTAATACGGATATGAAGCTGCGCTGCAAGCTGTTCTAGTTTCTTTCTTTGCTCTTTTTTCAGCTCTGTCTTAGTCAGCTTTAGCGCTTCTTGATAGGCTAGCCCTTCAATATCGACCTCGAGCTTTTGTGCTGTTTCTTTTACAAACTGCCACTTGTTTAAATCTATTGCCTGCTTAAGCTTTTCCTTTGCTTCTTTATGTTCAAGGCCTGTAATATCGACTTGTAATCTTGCCGCTAATGTTTCTAGCTGGGCTTGCCTCCGTTCTTCCGTCAACTTTTTCAGTAATTCTCTTGCTTCCTTATTGGAAAGATTCGTAATATCAACATCAAGCCTTAGAGCCATTTCATTCAAGGTTTGTCTTTGCTTCTGCTCAAGTTCTTGAGCTAATTTTTGTCTATCGCTTACACCAAGCTTGATTAATAACTGTTTTTCTCTCAAAGTAATGGCCTTTAATTTTTTCGCCTCTAGAATAGCCTGAACTGCTTGCTTTCTATTCAATCCCTGTATGTCAATTCCGAGTTGATTAGCTAGTCTCTTCATCTTCTTTTCATCATATTGTTGTTCCTTGATCCTAGCTTGTTCCATTGACTCTTTTAAGCTTGACTGCTTCCCCTCTTCTGCATAGGTATGAAGACTCGAACATAATAAAAAAGTTGATATGAAAACAAGTAAGGTTTTTCTCATCCAGCTGGCTCCTATTCAAACAGATTTTAAGTTAGATTACACGAAATATATTTCTTTTTTATGTCATTTTTCCGTTGGTTCACAGCTCTACCCTAAAAGTGGTCCTTTCCTTGTTAGAGACTACATCGATCAACCCGCCATGCAAGGTCACAATGTGTTGGGTAATAGTAAGACCAAGACCACTGCCTTTTTCACTTCTGCTTTTGTCTGCTTTATAGAAGCGATCAAAGATTTGATGAAGGTCCTGTTCAGCGATTTCTCGTCCATAGTTCGTAAATTCAATAACAGATTTCTTACCCTTTGTTGACAAGCCAACGGTAACTTTAGAGCCTTCTTTTGAATGTTTAATCGCGTTATCTAGTAAATTGGCAAACACTTGCTTTAATCTATTTTCATCGACAAAGGCAAAAACTCTAGGTTCTAGCCACTTTTCTACGATTATATTTTTTTCGGCAGCCTTAAGCTCAAACTGCTTGATGCTTGCACTAAGCAGATCTGTTAATGAAACATCGTTCTTTTGCAATTGGACCACACGTTCATCGAAGGCTGAGAGATCAATTAGATCATCCACTAATTTGTTTAATCGAACGATTTCTTCAATAGAAATATCCAATAACTCTTGGTTATCGTGCGGGTCAATTACCCCATCGAGAATTCCTTGCAGCGTGGTCCGAATGGTGGTTAGAGGAGTTCGCAATTCATGAGAGATTTCACCAATAAATTTTCGGCGACTTTCTTCCACAACGGCAATTTTGTCCGTTAGGTTGTTTAACAGAAATCCAAGAGAGACAAGCTCATCCTGTCCTTTCACTTCCACTCTCTTCGTAAAGTCCCCTTGTGAAATACTCTTTACGGTTTTACTCATGGAAGTAATCGGTGCTGCGAATCGCTTAGAAAGAAAATAGGAAACCACCAGTAACGGAATAAACAATACCAAAACACTTACTGCTATGATTTTGTTAATCTCAGCAATCCAACCTTCAATTTCTTGGACGGGTTGATGCAAAAAGATGGCTCCTATAATTTGATCTTGAACGATTAAAGGAACCCCAGCGATGAACATGTCTAAATCTTTATGCATCGTAAATGTAACCTGTGTAAGAGCCAAGTTTTTGTCCGTCACTTGCCTTAACCATTTTTGAATTTGAGGATTTTCCCTAACAAACAACGGTTTCCGATCTTTTAATAGGATGGAAACCTGGATATCTTCATTCTGCTCTAACCTGACAATGTTATCTCGGAATGCTTCTCGGTTCATTTTCCCTTCTAAAAATTGTTGGCTGACTTCATTCAATTCTTCAGCCTTCTCTGCTAATCGATCTCGCGTAGTCTCGTAGACTCTTTTCTCAAGAAGATAACTAATGAAAAGAGATGTACAAGCTAGGCTTCCTACACTAATAAGCAGGGAAAAGATAAGCATTTTTCTGAAGATCGTGTTAAACATTACTTTCTGACCTCCAGCTGGTATCCCACTCCCCATACCGTTTTGATTTGCCAGCTGTCTTCCCCATTAATCTTTTCTCTAAGTCTCTTAATATATAAATCAATGACTCGGTCTTCTCCTTCAAAGTCCCAGCCCCATATTTTTTCGATCAACTCACTTCGTTCGAAAGCGCGGTTCGGGTGCTGTGCAAGAAACAATAATAGTTCAAACTCCTTCTTGGTAACCTTTAGCGTCTGTCCATTCTGTTTGACTGTGAAGCTGGTTGGAGAGATTTCTACATTCCCAAGTGTGATCACATCACTAGGAGGAGCCGAGGAAATCTTTGTATCCTGGCTAGTTCGTCTAAGAACAGCTTTTATGCGGGCCAATAGCTCATTAGGATCGAATGGCTTGACGATGTAATCATCTGCCCCTAGTTGAAAGCCTTCTACTTTTTCATGCCCCTGGCCTCGCGCTGTCAGCATAATGATCGGTACAGTCGACCTCTTCCGGATTTTGCGACACACAGCCCATCCATCTAGTTTAGGCAGCATTAAATCTAAGAGAATAAGATCATAATTTGTTTTATGGAATAGAGCCAACGCTTCCTCTCCATCCTGAGCAAAATCAACAATATACCTTTCTTTTTGTAGATACATGTTCGTTGCTTTGCAGATGTTCTGATCGTCATC from Ammoniphilus sp. CFH 90114 includes the following:
- a CDS encoding carboxypeptidase regulatory-like domain-containing protein, whose amino-acid sequence is MSITPEEGKIRLANSHNQPIPIEISPYRFTVVASETVTGSVYLPSTHHLKNLSQFSVKMYHENGSLVGETTTNEKGQYNLRAPMNGSYTVEAWREGYKKAQASVNTKETKVAPGMVVYVGDFNEDDKINTEDIVKIARSFEKSPLNELSIFDVDANGQIDLYDVVAVARNFLK
- a CDS encoding lamin tail domain-containing protein, which encodes MKRRWLSSLLSVTLLSSSVLNVAYAREGSAQSSSPVFLTEIYPDDKSNSHISGAGSNDLFEFIEIYNNAGESLAFNDHYKIRYNYNTNVKDLRVTDVVYADQEQVTIPANSPAVLWVERTSSKITEDANNLTEADFRQYHAVPDHVPVFRLRGQDGLNNTDRGFYITQKSDNNAILSEIYYTADDVGDGKSLHLKVPATGIAMVKHRQEASPTAGVVELEQLQLQEPNQSPVITHQPMVSVEGGQPVKVTATVIDPEQDTLTVKLYYKSSINTPYHEARMESDGTEGQYAFTIPAGELTGERIYYYLEASDQVNLVKSEDYEIPVGQPPAGGTAPRVLITELLPNPAGDYRKGSGNQYEYLELYNNSDEVLNLKGYTLFYLYPGTTKPKKWTIPSDTAIQPYHSAVIWFAREAIADGFTSVDDFNTHFNTVLQENDVIFYDNRSSDDFNLPNSLQRGFALSSTEDLKDTIVEAWYDPSTPTSPDRLVNDVRNAVVRFTYSTSGTRMERLDTRAYGTPGSVEVGQVPPVEGIDMVAPTLQYHQSAYTVGKSKPYNVKITSNEPLSRAEVLYGPSSSGLNELTHRIPLELKTTSGSSYVYEGTIREEELGDYRYIVEAEDEAGHRTRVPYNSRGSVFTVVESELDTTLPEPGLSMKNGEILSGKAELFAYGRSSEDQIDVLFDGQSLNLRPALPGQAQFLFQARGIDQIYQTSASAKAPNGEGEFFGRVLPKYVEGAWHTFDLSPRYFVSASTVSIHSGNENVPYDLSTHELYFNKTNFDDLEVKNIHLILPDGTMIKPDQIQNFLGDLSRTTVEYKENTYYGLGDGSAPNNTNMKKPLISEFEFAIPAEKYLARYAELDTAALTDGTYSLTMSLKDEVIETINVTVDNTKPIIDGVEYAPGQMIAPSMKLKGSIRMEAVASDNLTGIVKVEGKLDGKPIAFPYETSSATLASGEHTIEVTVYDGAGNQATERVKFQIEEEKPNEPSQVLPSDLATGVDRNTRLQATVTDPTADSLKVEFLEATKYDFARNENISGFVHVADREPPLTVAPAGESEMSAEAATKVARPDGEYLWTDTQAGFPYHRFEVELTEDQLHADSTVELYWKGKTLPGRIVTLYAWDHNEEKWIALKSTTGDSTESEIVLSADIDAARFVKDNKIQAMVQDEVKQANEPFTLLWVSDTQYYAESYPDVFDTLGDWMVDEYNQGKFEYVIHTGDLVNRANIESQWEVADRNMKKLDDAGVPYGVLAGNHDVITNGLDYTMYGKYFGSSRFSSKPWYGGEMDNNRNHYDLISFGGHDFIMLYLGFGTEDTQETINWANEVLKKHADRMAIIGMHAYLENNATLSKMAQNVFDQIVEPNENVRMVLCGHYHGANRKVKTLTNKDGSTRQVVEMLADYQEGPNGGDGYVRLLQFDPVSGLLDVDTYSPYKDDYNYFDEGDIDDFTLDFQFRDINKRVATDYFAVNVYHSNLIGSVEDVVSGTTVSTPWNDLNPGQTYYWYMSISDDYGAKRRSAIYGFTTQDSTSVLSLAGPSQVQAGQEVHMSIQLQNVQDLYGAALTLNYDPQKLQGIEILPSEWLTGAEITNEIDSTQGLVRFAVTKLGVTEGVYGTGTLDCSIQGAGFRLRRSEHYTGGRENSAGQQSQSTDPNRDQPIPLYRRRF
- a CDS encoding cell wall metabolism sensor histidine kinase WalK; translation: MFNTIFRKMLIFSLLISVGSLACTSLFISYLLEKRVYETTRDRLAEKAEELNEVSQQFLEGKMNREAFRDNIVRLEQNEDIQVSILLKDRKPLFVRENPQIQKWLRQVTDKNLALTQVTFTMHKDLDMFIAGVPLIVQDQIIGAIFLHQPVQEIEGWIAEINKIIAVSVLVLFIPLLVVSYFLSKRFAAPITSMSKTVKSISQGDFTKRVEVKGQDELVSLGFLLNNLTDKIAVVEESRRKFIGEISHELRTPLTTIRTTLQGILDGVIDPHDNQELLDISIEEIVRLNKLVDDLIDLSAFDERVVQLQKNDVSLTDLLSASIKQFELKAAEKNIIVEKWLEPRVFAFVDENRLKQVFANLLDNAIKHSKEGSKVTVGLSTKGKKSVIEFTNYGREIAEQDLHQIFDRFYKADKSRSEKGSGLGLTITQHIVTLHGGLIDVVSNKERTTFRVEL
- a CDS encoding response regulator transcription factor, whose amino-acid sequence is MAHKILMVDDDQNICKATNMYLQKERYIVDFAQDGEEALALFHKTNYDLILLDLMLPKLDGWAVCRKIRKRSTVPIIMLTARGQGHEKVEGFQLGADDYIVKPFDPNELLARIKAVLRRTSQDTKISSAPPSDVITLGNVEISPTSFTVKQNGQTLKVTKKEFELLLFLAQHPNRAFERSELIEKIWGWDFEGEDRVIDLYIKRLREKINGEDSWQIKTVWGVGYQLEVRK